CGTCATACTCATTGTAGATGAGATGTTAAAAAATGAAATGTTGATGAACCAGACTATCATACTTCACTATGCAACTCATACATTTCGACTAATATAGTGACAGAAAACAAATGCAGATACAGCAAACCATACGAATAACATTTTCTGATACGACTTTGCCAACCCCCTACCTACTCTTCATTATCCATAAATCATCAAATCAGCATTATCTTAAATTTTCTATTCACAAAGAAGTAAAGCAAACATCTTCTGTAACTCGGAGGCGGAACAAACCTCATATGTCATGTTATCGATGTCCATCCTCATGTCTCTGTATTGGTCATGGATCAGGCTATCCAAAAACAAATGATTTCCAAGGAATGATAATTGCTGCAACAATAATAAATGGAGTCAGTTTCGGTTTTTATTCGCACAAGTTCTCCAAAATGCCCCATTTGATGTCTCATGCTTCTTTGGCTTTATGAAGTGGAAATAGTTATTAACATTAAACTATTTAAGGAGAAACAATTAAGAAAAATAACCTCGTATGTCAAACCTTCATCTTGTTCACTCTCAAGTTCCAACAGCACCTGCattccatcaaacaaaatatggattttcaaaaatatggaTCTTCACTTTGGCATTCAGACAACAAGAAATGGACACAAAAGAACTAAAGAAACACTAATTTTGAACATATCTTagttcaaataaataaaaaatctgcCGGCAGTCTAAAGGTTTGTTTTCCTCTTTTCAATGCGATTTATATTTATCCACCCACCCTAAGGTAATTAAGTCATATAGGCTAAGATTATAATGAATAACCAGTACCTCAGCAATACTTTCAGTGTTTAAGCGTGGATAGCCATCTCTTAATGATCTTGATGATCTTTGGCCAGTTCGTAATTCGCTTAGAGGATCTGTTAGCATAGGCCCAGACCGATCTACTAGCCCTAAGGGTCTTGTTCTAATACTAGGATTAGGTGCATGCCTTGTTCTAACTGAAGCAACACTCAAACTGGCAGACTTATTTCTGGAACCTCTTGAATTTTGATGAGAAGTTAAATTTTCTCGAAGAGTTACACTCAGACTTGAAGAACCCGTGCTTGATGAACCTGAATTTGCTCCCTTAGAGGATAAGGTAATGCTTTTGCCTCTGGACCCACCACTTCTAACGAATCTCCTTGAAACATTTTCGATTCTGCCAATTGCAGAAGTAGCAGAGTTGAGATTTGACATGAGAAGGTCAGATGCATCTGCTTGTCCAAGATTATTCATGCCATGCTCCTTGGACCTCGATGACATGTCCGGTAAAGTTTGTGAAGGGCTCATGGTGATGCCTCTAGATTTGCTTGAATTTTCTCCAAGTCTATATCTGGGATGTCTAGATAGTTCCTTAATTGATCTGGAGCTCAATTTCATACTGCAGGATCCCACTCCTACAGTTGCATTTTCTGAACACCGACGAATCTTAGCAGATTCAACTAATGGTTTTAAAACGAGACAGGGtgatttttctttcttccctAATCTTCTGTTGGAATCTGAACATTTTGCATCCAAAGATCTACTACTTTCTGCAACATCCTCATTAGATCTTTGCTCCAATCTAGGTTCTTTAAAACCAATTGAAGACAATGATTTGAATGAGCTAGAGCGAAGggattttttttcttgttctGCTACATGCTTCTTCGAATGGAGACTAGCACAGCATCCTAACCGGCTACAATAGCGGATGCTTCTATCATGGCACTTCTGTTCTCTATAAGTAATGCTGCATCCACCTTTGCTAATGATTATCCCACAAGCAGTCTTTCTACCCCTAGAATCCTCCATCATGTGGCATGAATAACCCGATCGAGAAAGATTGGAAAGTAAATTTGAGTTCTTTAAGGAGAATAACCTACAAAACACACAAACGATTTTAGTCGGCCTGTGTTTCCAAGTTCTAATTGAAACAAACATAGAAATACTAAATAACAATGGAGAAAAAGaaattgaaactaaaagaaaaagaggaacttGAGGCACAAAGTAAGGCACTTAGAGGACATATGAAACCATAGATCATTGGCATAGGCTATTCTTGTTTTTTGTCAGAACTTTAGATAGAGAGACTCGTTTCAAAAGTATTCAACTGATGCATCTCTTAGAGAAGCAAGGCATGTGTTTTGTGGTTCGAAATTTACTTTAGAAAGTAAATAATCTGATTCACATGAAGGATCAATCAGTTATCTACCATTTCCTGTATCATACTACCATTCATAATAAAGCAGAAATCCAAATATTAAATGTAACTGAAACTGCAtatataaaaaattctagaagTTAAAGAAATCAAACATAAAAGCAACATCAAGAAAATTACAGCATCGACTTTTGTCATATTCTTACAAATTGTAATTTCTACATCAaatcctcaaaaaaaaaaaaaaaaaatgcaacttcATGAAAAAGGATAAGAATTGATTTCGATAGTTCTAATATCTGAAAGTAATAAATCAAGACGGTGGTAAAATTTCTTCCTCGATGAACATAGATTACCAAAAATTACTGCTATGCAAGTAAAAACATGGCAAATAGAAATCGCTCAAGAGATGAGACAGCATCTGTAAAGGTAAGAatcacaacagaaataaaaggaaaCAGTTGTATCAGGGATACTCCAATCCAAATTCAAGTCAGTTGCAGAAAATCGAAAAAGTATATAAGAAAAGAGATTCATCGGAATCCCAGTTTATTTATGCAAATAGAAAGGAGAAACAACAAAACCCACAAATTTCAGACGAGAAAACGCCGAAAGGTGGAAGCTTTGGAACGATGACTCGACCCTCTTTCGATCGTGCGATCGAAAGAAGAGGCGGAGAGAGGGAAGGAGAGAAGCTGACCTAGTTTCGCTTCTTGAAGTTTGGAGGAGAGAAGATGGTGGTGCGGTCGCTCCACATATAGTTTTGAGAGACGGCGGGGAAGAGAAGTCGAAGGTGGTGGCGGTGGTGGTCAGAGAAATGGACGCCTCGGCTTTCCAGATATCCGCCGTCGGATCGAGCCCTGGGGCCGCAAGAGTCGCATCGGACGGCCGGCGTATTCGTCGTTGGATAAAGGCGGTCCCGTGGACCGGTAACGAAGACGAACCGGACCAACATTCTCTATCGGACCAAGTTCATTTGCAAACTTTCAATTTAGtccaaattatttttattttttaaaacgacTCCACTTATTGTTTCAGGAATTATGTCCACAGCCCCGAGGGCTCAGCTCCAACGGTGTccattagggatgacaatttcatccGAACctgatggaggatccgacatccgtCCCGAATGGaagagggtatggagggactatcaatacctgaTACCTGACCCGAATaaccgattaaataatatatatacatatattaaagaaaattttctttttccaaaattaactttctatttttgttgatattaggaggagactatataaatgtttactttattttttaaattatatatatatatatatatatatatatatatatatatatatatatatatatatatatatatatatatattgttaattttaatatattttatttttgttgaatgataatagttggatagaaaaaagaaaaattataattatagaagatatccgatcatttaatgggtatgaGTATATTCATTGGAGATCCTATATCCGATGAGTATGGGGACGGAAGATATAAAATTCAACTTGAACCCGACCCATTGTCATTCCTAGTGTCCATTGCCCCGATTCGATGTTCTTTTTTTCGTCCAAGAACAATTGAACTTACGGTCGTCCAATctaattttctattaaattaacgTCAAACATGGTCCAACTGATAAGTAACACTATGAAAATTCTCATTATATCTTAACCGTTGGAGATAGGATCTTCTATCCCATTTTTTTTagatgagatcctctgtcccgaaaATATTGTGTCCCTATGTCTCAGCGTCGATCGGACGAACTAAATCACATCTCAAAGATGCAGTATATATCATGAAAATATCATAACCATCCGATTGGCGTTGGAATATGGAGACATAATATTTTCAAGACAGAGGATCTCATCTCAATTTTTTCATGTCCCAATGTCTCATTAACTGATTGAACGGATTATATCAAATCATGCCAAACCTAAGGATACATTAGTTAAGATGATCCACCTAATTATGAATGGGAcacaaaaacataaaaaaaaaataaaacagagGATCCCTTCTCATCCATGAGAgcttagtattatttttttttctaagcaTGGTTTTTTTTCCTGATTTTGTTAACCTTACATCAATCAAGTAAATTTAGATTACAATTTATATAAATTCAgaatttgattttcaaaatatttaccTAGATGTTGATGCTTTATAATGAAGatactttaatttatttttaatccaGGAGACgacgatatttttttattttttaaattggcGTTAAATGTTCCACTTAAACcaataaaaatccataaaaaataTGAGTAAAAGGAAATAAATCCAGTAATCAACGGCTTTCTATATGGGAGGATTATTTATCATTGTCTCAActcaaatcttgtccattagtaTAAATTTAACATACCAATTCAATTATACTCTTGGGCGTGTAAGAGATGATATTATTACGATAAATCAGATAACTTTAATCTTTGAATGACCGTATCCATCctctaaaattttttattgatTGTCAGAATAAATTAGAAAGTGCTTATGGTAGATTGTTCAAAAGTCCAATGGCTGCACATCACATTTAgaagaaaaatctccaaaaatataCTGTAATTGAGGATCAAATCACGGATGCATAGATAATAATTTGATGTCTTTCCGTTGTATCATAGTCCCGAGGGAGAAAATGATGAATCAAGTAATATAAAATCTAGATGACTAGTTCGGTCCTAAGAAAATTTCTCACTAGTATCTAGGGTAAATCAAAAAACTATTGTGATAGGCGGTCCAAAAATCTAATATCTCTTAATTACACATTCTACtctatttagagaaaaaaaattctataaatatacAATGACTAGAAATTAAAGCGTAGTATAATGTGATATTCTTCTATTGTAGTATAATAGGAGGCGACATTATTACTTAGATATAAGCTGGTCCTCATCAAATGATTAAAGCGTAAACTTATTCAATAAGGGAATGATATTAATATATTATTGCACATTTAAGGCATGTAATTAATTACCCATCACGCAAAATTAATCCACATTACTTCAATTAAAAACCATCAACTCAcacctttattttattttattttaaagagatCTAATTGATTAAATGGTAGCCCACTACTTTTCCTTTGTCCAACTCAACACAAGTCTTTCATGGTGGGCAACCCCCTTCCTTTAATTTTAGTTTAGGGCAATATATTAAGGGTCCTATTAAACTTTATATGCTGGCCGGCCCTGtgctatattttttttgttattttatttcaAAAGATAAGACATCTTCATGACATGTGTAAGCCTTTGCTTaagcaaaattatatatatatatatatatatatatatatatatatattatgataTGTGAAgaataagatttaaatttaaatttatttgtgtaTACGTTATTCAAAACTTATTTACGTAATTGACTTTATTAAGATTAAACTAACATAAGTAAAT
The genomic region above belongs to Zingiber officinale cultivar Zhangliang chromosome 11A, Zo_v1.1, whole genome shotgun sequence and contains:
- the LOC122032671 gene encoding probable E3 ubiquitin-protein ligase RHG1A → MMEDSRGRKTACGIIISKGGCSITYREQKCHDRSIRYCSRLGCCASLHSKKHVAEQEKKSLRSSSFKSLSSIGFKEPRLEQRSNEDVAESSRSLDAKCSDSNRRLGKKEKSPCLVLKPLVESAKIRRCSENATVGVGSCSMKLSSRSIKELSRHPRYRLGENSSKSRGITMSPSQTLPDMSSRSKEHGMNNLGQADASDLLMSNLNSATSAIGRIENVSRRFVRSGGSRGKSITLSSKGANSGSSSTGSSSLSVTLRENLTSHQNSRGSRNKSASLSVASVRTRHAPNPSIRTRPLGLVDRSGPMLTDPLSELRTGQRSSRSLRDGYPRLNTESIAEVLLELESEQDEGLTYEQLSFLGNHLFLDSLIHDQYRDMRMDIDNMTYEELLALGEKIGTVSTALTEEALSKCLKRSKYVPISSIPGLSSLSESNAKCTICQEEWMVDDELGTLGCEHFYHVQCIDQWLRLKNWCPICKASVSPTS